The following proteins are co-located in the Heliorestis convoluta genome:
- a CDS encoding AAA family ATPase: MLEEKRDMYIRSIRIRKEELPSYSEYPFSLPAVRELDEIRLHPKVTFFVGENGTGKSTLLEAIAVAIGFNPEGGTKNFNFSTQDSHSDLHRYLTVIRSPKKPRDGFFLRAESFYNFSTNVDVLGIIDSYGGKSLHHQSHGEAFFATFMNRFMGRGIYILDEPEAALSPTRQMAMISRIHDLVGLDSQFIIATHSPIIMAYPDATIMHFSEEGIAVIAYEETEHFRVTREFLMNRKRMLEILME; this comes from the coding sequence ATGCTAGAAGAAAAGCGAGATATGTATATCCGAAGTATTCGGATTCGTAAAGAAGAATTACCTTCATATTCGGAATATCCTTTTTCCCTACCAGCTGTTCGAGAACTAGATGAAATCAGACTTCATCCTAAAGTGACTTTTTTTGTAGGGGAAAATGGCACAGGTAAGTCAACATTATTAGAGGCTATTGCTGTCGCTATTGGTTTCAATCCAGAAGGTGGAACGAAGAATTTTAACTTTTCTACCCAGGATTCTCATTCAGATTTACACCGTTATCTTACAGTAATCCGCAGTCCAAAAAAACCTAGAGACGGATTCTTTTTACGAGCAGAAAGTTTTTATAATTTCTCTACAAATGTTGATGTTCTTGGCATTATCGATTCGTATGGTGGCAAGTCTCTTCATCATCAATCGCATGGTGAAGCGTTTTTTGCAACATTCATGAACCGTTTTATGGGTCGTGGAATTTATATCTTAGATGAACCAGAAGCTGCACTTTCTCCTACTCGTCAAATGGCAATGATCTCTCGAATCCATGATTTAGTTGGTTTGGATTCACAATTCATTATCGCTACTCACTCACCAATTATTATGGCCTATCCTGACGCAACGATTATGCACTTTTCAGAGGAAGGCATCGCTGTGATTGCCTACGAAGAAACAGAGCATTTTCGTGTTACCAGAGAATTTCTTATGAATAGAAAAAGAATGCTGGAAATCTTGATGGAATGA
- a CDS encoding CBO0543 family protein, with amino-acid sequence MIINIVLAFILPWIFGLLLYRKDKFIVLLTAPIASAVAFLFNELGFSLGYWLLYPIYDHVSISALPFNLGLYPVVASYFGYLLIRRSMNHLWLILLFPTALTAGEAIAHYLSLVMYFNGWNIGWTFVSYFAWIVIIYYYSKKIHPLLETYRNND; translated from the coding sequence ATGATAATAAATATTGTTCTTGCCTTTATTTTGCCGTGGATATTTGGTCTTCTTTTGTACAGAAAAGATAAATTTATCGTCTTATTGACTGCCCCAATTGCTTCTGCTGTTGCTTTTCTCTTTAACGAGCTTGGATTTTCTTTGGGCTACTGGCTCCTTTATCCGATTTATGATCATGTCTCAATAAGTGCCCTGCCTTTTAATCTTGGACTTTATCCTGTCGTAGCATCTTACTTCGGATATTTACTAATCAGACGTTCTATGAACCATCTATGGCTGATTCTGTTATTTCCTACAGCACTTACTGCTGGTGAAGCCATTGCCCATTATCTTAGTCTTGTTATGTATTTTAATGGATGGAACATTGGTTGGACTTTTGTTTCGTATTTCGCTTGGATTGTAATTATTTACTATTACTCGAAAAAAATCCACCCTCTCTTAGAGACATATCGGAATAATGACTAA
- a CDS encoding LysR substrate-binding domain-containing protein, with product MQFSSLEAIKQAVSANLGVTVLSSMVVEEDVIEGRLHIIQVPELMIARSINVIYLKDIALSVPAVAFLGLKNISV from the coding sequence ATGCAGTTCAGCAGTTTAGAAGCCATTAAGCAAGCTGTATCGGCCAATTTAGGCGTTACAGTATTATCAAGTATGGTCGTTGAAGAAGATGTTATTGAAGGACGGTTACATATTATCCAAGTGCCTGAGTTGATGATTGCTCGAAGTATTAACGTAATTTACCTCAAAGATATTGCATTGTCTGTCCCTGCTGTTGCATTTTTAGGCTTAAAGAATATTTCAGTGTGA
- the tnpC gene encoding IS66 family transposase — protein MSNSIDNTESIEYLQNRCKQLEQQNAELMAQLNWLKEQIQLNRHRQYGSSSERTVPGQQELLFNETELEALAPLVEPPIENIEVQPHQRRKKRGSRVVNIEGLPVETIEYRLPEEEKHCACCGGALHEMSTEERQELKIIPAQVKVVKHVRYVYSCRCCEKDAPDADKPLVITAPMPAPVLQKSFVSPSVMAYVMTQKYAYGMPLYRQEQHFLHLGVNLSRQNLANWVLYGANRWLSLLYDRMHHHLLQQKYLYCDETSLQVLHEPGRKAQTNSYMWLYRTGPVGPPIVLFDYQETRAGEHPKKFLSDFRGFLHVDGYSGYHLVENVRLCGCWAHARRKFNEALKALPNQKSSKPVVAQQGLEYCNQLFAIEGDLKEAEVDAKTRYKERLERSKPVLDAFLAWLHTQETKVLPKSSFGQAITYCLNQWEKLEGFLLDGNLEIDNNRSERSLKPFVVGRKNWMFSNTPSGARASAIVYSIIETAKENGLNPFTYLIYLFEQLPNIDTEDEQVLDQLLPWSKESLPNSCLATK, from the coding sequence ATGAGCAATAGCATTGACAATACTGAATCAATTGAATATCTCCAGAATCGCTGTAAACAACTAGAACAGCAAAATGCTGAATTAATGGCTCAATTGAACTGGCTGAAGGAGCAGATTCAACTTAATCGCCATCGGCAATACGGCTCTTCTAGCGAACGAACTGTTCCAGGTCAGCAGGAGCTTCTTTTTAATGAAACTGAGCTAGAAGCGCTAGCGCCTCTGGTTGAGCCTCCCATAGAAAACATTGAGGTGCAACCTCATCAACGCCGTAAAAAGCGGGGTTCTCGCGTTGTTAACATAGAAGGACTGCCCGTGGAAACGATTGAATACCGTCTACCCGAAGAAGAGAAGCATTGTGCTTGTTGCGGTGGTGCTTTGCACGAAATGAGCACAGAAGAACGGCAAGAGTTGAAGATCATTCCTGCCCAGGTAAAAGTGGTCAAGCATGTGCGCTATGTCTACTCTTGTCGCTGTTGTGAGAAAGACGCACCTGATGCAGATAAACCTCTGGTTATCACTGCACCCATGCCAGCACCGGTACTCCAAAAGAGCTTTGTCTCTCCATCAGTTATGGCTTACGTGATGACCCAAAAATATGCATATGGTATGCCTCTTTACCGTCAGGAGCAGCATTTTTTGCACCTTGGCGTTAATTTGTCTCGCCAAAATCTGGCCAACTGGGTTCTTTACGGCGCTAACCGATGGTTAAGTCTGCTTTATGATCGGATGCACCACCACCTGTTGCAACAGAAGTACCTCTATTGTGACGAGACGAGCTTGCAGGTACTTCATGAGCCAGGTCGGAAAGCGCAGACCAATTCTTATATGTGGTTGTACCGCACAGGGCCAGTCGGTCCACCCATCGTGCTTTTTGACTATCAAGAGACACGAGCTGGTGAGCATCCTAAAAAGTTTTTATCGGATTTTAGAGGCTTTTTGCACGTAGATGGGTATTCTGGGTACCACCTCGTGGAAAATGTCAGGCTTTGTGGCTGCTGGGCTCACGCGCGGAGGAAATTCAATGAGGCCTTAAAAGCACTACCAAACCAAAAATCCTCCAAGCCTGTCGTTGCCCAACAAGGACTAGAATATTGCAATCAACTTTTTGCTATTGAAGGCGACTTAAAAGAAGCAGAAGTTGATGCTAAAACACGTTATAAAGAACGTCTAGAGCGCAGTAAACCTGTTCTAGATGCTTTTTTAGCATGGCTTCATACACAAGAAACTAAAGTTCTTCCTAAAAGTTCCTTTGGTCAAGCGATCACTTACTGCCTGAACCAATGGGAAAAACTAGAGGGCTTTTTGCTTGATGGTAACCTAGAAATTGACAACAATCGCAGTGAGCGATCTTTAAAACCCTTCGTAGTTGGAAGAAAGAACTGGATGTTCAGTAACACTCCTAGTGGCGCACGAGCAAGCGCAATTGTTTATAGCATTATTGAAACAGCCAAGGAGAATGGTTTGAATCCTTTTACCTATCTGATATACCTTTTCGAGCAGTTGCCCAACATAGATACTGAAGATGAACAGGTTCTAGATCAACTGCTTCCATGGTCAAAAGAATCTTTGCCTAATAGCTGTCTAGCAACAAAATAG
- the tnpB gene encoding IS66 family insertion sequence element accessory protein TnpB (TnpB, as the term is used for proteins encoded by IS66 family insertion elements, is considered an accessory protein, since TnpC, encoded by a neighboring gene, is a DDE family transposase.), whose translation MISEAAIEKVYLASGATDLRKSIDGLAVIVKEVFELDPFSPCLFVFCNRQRDKLKILQWEVNGFWLYYRRLERGKFQWPTEGSSKTTKISRRELRWLLDGLALEQHQAHPVVTARTIL comes from the coding sequence ATGATAAGTGAAGCAGCAATCGAAAAGGTCTATTTGGCCTCAGGTGCTACGGATCTTCGCAAATCAATCGATGGCTTGGCAGTAATCGTGAAAGAGGTCTTCGAGCTAGATCCCTTTTCACCTTGTCTCTTTGTCTTTTGTAATCGCCAACGTGACAAACTTAAGATTTTACAGTGGGAAGTAAATGGCTTTTGGCTATATTACCGCCGCCTAGAGCGAGGGAAATTTCAATGGCCAACAGAAGGAAGTTCTAAAACGACAAAGATTAGTCGTCGAGAACTTCGCTGGTTGCTCGATGGTCTTGCACTCGAACAGCATCAAGCCCATCCTGTGGTCACGGCTCGTACAATCCTATAA
- the tnpA gene encoding IS66 family insertion sequence element accessory protein TnpA: MSRAHLKKEWEARVAAYRASGLSIPKWCAANDVKAHQLRYWLKKIEAVESSANPKTQWISIEISDNEEDNGSSVSSQDSEAEDMRLFCTETDNTKVNDVGTDAAEPVSNAGAEDTLREAKESEIKNNVEKFAMDVGHTKTDNANSDSSKERDSPNGLAIRIGPAIIDVRPGFNSVLLRQVVRALTVP, translated from the coding sequence ATGTCAAGAGCACATCTAAAAAAAGAATGGGAAGCACGAGTGGCTGCTTATAGAGCAAGCGGCCTAAGCATACCAAAGTGGTGTGCTGCCAATGATGTCAAAGCTCATCAACTGCGTTATTGGCTTAAGAAGATTGAAGCCGTAGAAAGTTCAGCGAACCCCAAAACGCAGTGGATTTCAATCGAGATAAGTGATAATGAAGAGGATAACGGAAGCAGTGTTAGCTCCCAAGATTCAGAAGCTGAAGATATGAGACTCTTTTGCACTGAAACTGACAATACCAAAGTAAATGACGTTGGAACCGATGCTGCAGAGCCTGTTAGCAATGCTGGTGCAGAGGATACACTAAGAGAAGCAAAGGAATCCGAAATAAAGAACAACGTAGAAAAATTTGCTATGGACGTTGGCCATACAAAAACAGACAATGCGAACAGTGACAGTTCCAAAGAACGCGATAGCCCGAATGGCTTGGCTATCAGGATAGGACCGGCAATTATCGATGTAAGACCCGGATTCAATTCGGTTCTACTCAGGCAAGTAGTAAGGGCGCTGACGGTACCATGA
- a CDS encoding MASE3 domain-containing protein, protein MLFLALCITVILFHRASPEIHLVGFGFFVVAVMDVIHTISFIGYFQSPLDQHDLSSRFWVAGRFVEALVLLLISKNIIFRTTKWNWLLMSLLLSIILSVFLFYPPAMPSLFINGQGATGTKILMEIVITSMFALALFFRYRKFNSWSTEKDRYVFLALLITIPGELIFAVFTSVNSYLMVLGHLLKICYYYYLFKGIFVSTITAPYRDLELSSERFYKIFHKVPVSLSIVSIDDYKYVDVNKEWVATTGYSREEIINKSQNEFNILTKDMHRLIRNRPVRNILVSFNAKNGETRDVLLTTEAIQLNGKACFLYVGIDITEKNKYEKEMSRLDRLNTVGQMAAGIGHEVRNPLTVVRGFLQLFLIRKDLSPYKKQVELMLSELDQANDIITEFLSLARTKNRESKEMDVNEVINRIMPLLTAEAYKQDKYVTAVLQSVPKTVLDENEIRQLLLNLVKNALDSMPEKGTVTLKTSFEDDVVVLAISDQGTGIPKEIQDNIGAPFFTTKKNGTGLGIATCYKVVENHKAKMDFQSSPQGTTFYIRFTPCPPDSVNESFLALETS, encoded by the coding sequence TTGCTTTTTCTGGCTTTATGTATTACAGTGATTTTGTTCCACCGAGCTTCTCCTGAAATTCATCTTGTCGGCTTTGGTTTTTTTGTTGTTGCGGTTATGGATGTTATACATACTATTTCTTTTATTGGTTACTTTCAAAGTCCTTTAGACCAACACGATTTATCAAGTCGTTTTTGGGTCGCTGGGAGATTTGTTGAAGCATTGGTGCTGCTTCTTATATCTAAAAACATCATATTTCGAACAACCAAATGGAACTGGTTGTTAATGTCTCTGCTGCTCTCTATAATCTTATCTGTTTTCCTTTTTTACCCACCTGCTATGCCTTCATTGTTTATTAACGGACAAGGAGCAACAGGAACTAAAATCTTAATGGAAATTGTAATTACATCCATGTTTGCCCTTGCTTTATTTTTTCGTTATAGAAAATTCAATTCTTGGTCAACAGAGAAAGATCGCTATGTTTTTCTTGCTTTACTTATAACTATACCAGGGGAGCTTATTTTTGCAGTATTCACTTCTGTCAACTCTTATCTTATGGTTTTGGGGCATTTGCTCAAGATTTGCTACTATTATTACTTATTTAAAGGTATTTTTGTTAGCACCATTACGGCTCCCTATCGAGACTTAGAACTCTCATCAGAACGTTTTTATAAAATTTTTCATAAAGTTCCTGTAAGTTTGTCTATTGTGTCTATCGACGATTACAAGTATGTTGACGTAAATAAAGAGTGGGTAGCCACAACAGGATATAGCCGAGAAGAAATCATCAATAAAAGCCAGAATGAATTTAATATTCTAACAAAAGACATGCATCGTTTGATCAGAAACCGACCTGTACGTAATATATTGGTATCTTTCAACGCCAAAAATGGAGAAACTCGTGATGTATTGCTAACAACAGAAGCGATACAGTTAAATGGCAAAGCCTGTTTTCTATATGTGGGCATTGACATAACAGAAAAGAATAAATACGAAAAAGAAATGAGTCGTCTCGACCGTCTGAATACGGTTGGTCAAATGGCTGCTGGCATTGGACATGAAGTAAGAAATCCACTAACTGTTGTTAGAGGTTTCTTACAACTATTCTTGATCCGTAAGGATTTATCGCCTTATAAAAAACAAGTAGAACTTATGCTGAGTGAACTTGATCAAGCCAACGACATTATTACTGAGTTCTTATCGTTGGCTCGGACAAAAAATAGAGAATCAAAAGAAATGGATGTAAACGAAGTTATTAATAGGATAATGCCTTTATTGACTGCAGAGGCTTATAAACAAGACAAGTATGTTACTGCTGTTCTTCAATCGGTTCCCAAAACTGTTCTCGATGAAAATGAAATAAGACAGCTACTACTTAACCTCGTCAAAAATGCTCTTGACTCTATGCCTGAAAAGGGTACGGTTACCTTAAAAACATCCTTCGAGGATGATGTAGTCGTTCTTGCAATATCTGATCAAGGAACAGGTATTCCCAAGGAAATCCAGGATAACATAGGGGCTCCCTTTTTCACAACGAAAAAAAATGGAACAGGACTGGGCATTGCCACTTGCTATAAAGTAGTAGAAAACCATAAGGCAAAAATGGATTTTCAGAGTAGTCCTCAAGGAACGACGTTCTATATTCGATTCACGCCCTGTCCACCCGATAGTGTAAATGAAAGCTTTTTAGCACTAGAGACTTCCTAA
- a CDS encoding GyrI-like domain-containing protein produces the protein MPALFGKAYEAIFQHLLEIGEKPAGIPFGAYYNMDMDNLDIEIGVPVSKQFSGKGDIQASEIPASHQVSYLYKGPYKDSASVYEAMQKWTMENAYSPTGVVYEFYYNSPLEVPESELLTKIVFLVE, from the coding sequence TTGCCAGCACTTTTTGGCAAAGCTTATGAAGCTATTTTTCAGCATCTCCTTGAAATTGGAGAAAAACCTGCCGGTATCCCCTTTGGAGCCTATTACAACATGGATATGGATAATCTCGATATAGAGATAGGGGTTCCCGTGTCGAAGCAATTCAGTGGCAAAGGCGACATCCAAGCTAGTGAAATTCCAGCGAGTCATCAAGTATCCTATCTGTATAAAGGTCCATACAAAGATTCGGCCTCTGTTTATGAGGCTATGCAAAAGTGGACAATGGAAAATGCTTATAGTCCCACTGGTGTAGTCTATGAATTTTACTATAACTCACCTCTGGAAGTTCCAGAAAGCGAGCTGTTAACGAAAATCGTTTTTCTTGTAGAATAA
- a CDS encoding arsenic resistance protein: MGILEKLHTLIILLAVLAGLLLGQVGIIEANAENLIVPFLLLMLYGLFLTIPIKDLKKAFVNYRFAGVSLAINFIWTPLLAWVLGAIFLSDHPALWIGFIMLMVTPCTDWYLVFTGIARGNLSLSTAILPVNLTLQVLLLPVYLLLFAGIMEAVDMSILIESILLIIALPFLLANITRFLFYRAKKEKILEEKLLPFFSTGQIFFLSLAILFMFASQGRYLIENISMVYTILVPILVFFLINFIVSRIISPMFNFSYEDSASLTLTTLARNSPLALAIAVTAFPDQPIIALALIVGPLIELPLLTGISQILLRIRGNRNEPINESNIASEQRDPSE, translated from the coding sequence TTGGGTATTTTAGAAAAATTACATACATTGATTATTTTGCTGGCTGTCCTAGCAGGCTTGTTGTTAGGTCAAGTGGGAATCATAGAAGCAAATGCTGAAAACCTTATTGTTCCTTTCTTGCTTCTGATGTTGTATGGTCTTTTTTTAACGATTCCTATAAAAGACTTAAAAAAAGCATTTGTAAATTACAGGTTTGCTGGTGTCAGTCTAGCGATTAATTTTATTTGGACACCTTTGTTAGCATGGGTGCTTGGTGCGATCTTTCTCTCAGACCATCCGGCCTTATGGATTGGATTCATTATGCTGATGGTAACACCATGTACTGACTGGTATCTTGTCTTTACTGGTATCGCAAGAGGAAATCTTTCGCTATCGACAGCAATATTGCCTGTTAATCTAACTTTACAGGTTTTGTTACTACCGGTATACTTATTGCTTTTTGCAGGCATTATGGAAGCAGTCGATATGTCGATACTAATAGAGAGTATTTTGCTGATCATAGCTCTTCCGTTTTTGTTAGCCAATATAACGAGATTTCTGTTCTACAGAGCCAAAAAAGAAAAAATTCTAGAAGAAAAGCTATTACCCTTTTTTAGTACAGGTCAAATATTCTTTCTAAGTCTAGCCATCTTGTTTATGTTTGCTTCACAGGGAAGATATCTAATTGAAAATATTAGCATGGTCTATACAATACTGGTTCCAATTCTTGTCTTTTTCTTGATCAACTTTATAGTTAGCCGTATTATTAGCCCTATGTTTAATTTCTCTTACGAAGATTCAGCCAGTTTGACATTGACCACATTGGCAAGAAACTCACCACTAGCATTAGCTATTGCAGTAACAGCCTTTCCTGATCAACCAATTATAGCTTTAGCTTTAATAGTTGGCCCTTTGATTGAATTACCCTTATTGACAGGTATTTCTCAAATACTTTTAAGAATTCGTGGTAATAGGAATGAGCCAATCAATGAATCCAATATTGCTAGCGAACAGAGAGACCCATCAGAATAA